One genomic window of Silurus meridionalis isolate SWU-2019-XX chromosome 22, ASM1480568v1, whole genome shotgun sequence includes the following:
- the unkl gene encoding putative E3 ubiquitin-protein ligase UNKL isoform X1 yields the protein MPSVSKTAASASPQTEKPTHYTYLKEFRTEQCPLFLQHKCTQHRPFTCFHWHFLNQRRRRPIRRRDGTFNYSPDVYCTKYDETTGICPDGDDCPYLHRTTGDTERKYHLRYYKTGTCIHETDARGHCVKNGLHCAFAHGPHDLRPPVYDIREIQAQEALQNGQLGSGDGIPDLQPGVLASQAMIEKTLIEDPRWQDTNFVLANYKTEQCTKPPRLCRQGYACPHYHNSRDRRRNPRKFKYRSTPCPSVKHGDEWGEPSKCESGDSCQYCHSRTEQQFHPEIYKSTKCNDMKQTGYCPRGPFCAFAHVERIPSTEETMNTLLTAMQSSSQAKLGCQQYPECPSSDWSSNMNSISSSSSNNGQAASVSCSNSPTVTSRSGSTSSLSPIGPIGRPKSFTNGSLCSESTTSSVSSPTSNYPKAPGFEREDQAKNQRGLGGDNNQKLTDQDKQSHSSIFSVVNPLASSITSSITSSLASSIGSDSSSPTTLSTMNAKATPFYPGSNTVESVIGSALDLNFNDISVASLDKDLEDQDNNGFGITSQRLLGGSDPVNIPGSLARCSSLHSSSSLSASPLSSLSQSLSQSLLSGMASQQSQTQGLPIKTEHSLLGTPTSTQNSLGLNGGAGGIWDFMSGSLSPSPSPVFSSSSADLARLLRDLDEAKKKIKQWEDAWHQVKQACEAWQKDAKDAKEQAKVAEAERQLAEQKRKDCDLKLKELQGDFDTICRSPSTPLLRSYGDLDQLTLPKLHSIQNQLRSDLDLIDGVIFQLQSKKCIVCQKHDRCIVLQPCQHYVLCENCAPSKSECPYCKTKILKW from the exons ATTTCCTGAACCAGAGGAGACGGAGACCGATCCGGAGACGAGACGGCACTTTCAATTACAGTCCCGACGTCTACTGCACCAAGTACGACGAGACAACGGGCATATGTCCAGACGGAGACGA CTGCCCTTATTTGCACCGGACCACTGGTGATACAGAACGCAAGTACCACTTGCGCTATTATAAGACTGGCACCTGCATCCATGAAACAGATGCCCGGGGGCACTGTGTAAAAAATGGTCTCCATTGCGCCTTTGCTCATGGACCTCATGATCTCCGGCCTCCAGTCTATGATATCAG AGAAATACAAGCACAAGAAGCTTTGCAGAATGGCCAGTTGGGTTCTGGAGACGGAATCCCAGATCTGCAGCCGGGAGTTCTTGCCAGCCAGGCCATGATTGAGAAGACTCTTATTGAAGATCCTCGATGGCAGG ACACCAATTTTGTTCTGGCCAACTATAAAACAGAGCAATGCACCAAGCCCCCTCGTCTATGCAGACAAGGCTACGCCTGTCCCCATTACCATAATAGTCGAGATAGAAGACGAAATCCCCGCAAGTTTAAATACAG GTCAACTCCGTGCCCAAGTGTAAAGCATGGTGATGAATGGGGAGAGCCATCCAAATGCGAGAGTGGAGACAGCTGTCAGTATTGCCACTCGCGTACCGAGCAGCAGTTTCACCCTGAG ATATACAAGTCAACAAAATGCAATGACATGAAACAAACTGGATACTGTCCAAGGGGGCCATTCTGTGCTTTTGCACATGTTGAAA GAATTCCTTCTACCGAGGAGACCATGAACACTTTGCTCACAGCAATGCAGTCCAGCTCTCAGGCCAAGCTGGGATGCCAACAATATCCTGAGTGTCCCAGCAGTGACTGGAGCAGCAACATGAATTCCATCAGCAGCAGCTCAAGCAACAACGGGCAGGCGGCAAGC GTGTCATGCTCTAATAGTCCAACTGTAACATCGCGCTCAGGAAGCACCAGTTCATTGTCCCCAATTGGACCCATCGGCAGGCCCAAAAGCTTTACTAATGGTAGCTTATGTTCAGAGTCCACCACGTCCAGTGTTTCGTCTCCGACTTCTAACTATCCTAAAGCTCCGGGCTTTGAACGGGAGGACCAG GCTAAGAACCAGAGAGGATTGGGGGGAGACAATAATCAGAAGTTAACTGACCAAGATAAGCAG AGCCACAGCAGCATATTTTCTGTGGTGAACCCACTGGCATCCAGCATCACATCAAGCATCACATCCAGCTTAGCTTCAAGCATTGGCTCTGACAGCTCCTCTCCCACTACATTATCAACCATGAATGCAAAAGCTACCCCTTTCTATCCAGGAAGCAATACGGTTGAGTCAGTCATAG GATCTGCACTTGACCTAAACTTCAATGACATCAGCGTTGCCTCCCTCGATAAAGACCTAGAGGACCAAGACAATAATGGCTTTGGGATAACAA GTCAGAGGTTATTAGGAGGCTCTGATCCCGTCAACATTCCTGGCTCTCTGGCGCGGTGTTCATCTCTGcattcctcctcctctctgtcCGCCTCCCCCCTCAGCTCTCTGTCCCAATCATTGTCCCAGTCATTGCTCAGTGGAATGGCTTCTCAGCAGAGCCAGACACAGGGCTTGCCAATCAAAACCGAGCACAGCCTGCTAGGGACACCGACGTCTACTCAGAACTCTTTAG GGCTGAATGGTGGCGCTGGAGGCATATGGGACTTTATGAGTGGTAGCCTTTCCCCAAGTCCATCTCCAGTGTTCAGCTCAAGCAGTGCAGATTTGGCCCGACTCCTTCGTGATCTGGACGAGgccaaaaagaaaatcaaacagTGGGAGGATGCTTGGCACCAGGTCAAACAG GCATGTGAAGCGTGGCAGAAAGATGCGAAAGATGCAAAAGAGCAAGCAAAGGTAGCCGAGGCAGAGCGTCAGCTGGCCGAGCAGAAGCGCAAGGACTGCGATCTCAAACTGAAAGAGCTGCAAGGAGACTTTGACACGATTTGTCGTTCACCCAGCACGCCTCTGCTGCGCAGCTACGGAGACCTGGACCAGCTAACACTGCCAAAACTCCACTCCATCCAGAACCAGCTGCGCTCAGACCTCGACCTAATCGACGGG GTCATATTTCAGCTTCAGTCAAAGAAATGTATAGTTTGCCAAAAGCATGATCGTTGCATTGTACTGCAGCCTTGCCAACATTATGTACTTTGTGAAAACTGTGCACCTAGTAAATCAGAATGTCCTTACTGTAAGACGAAAATATTGAAGTGGTGA
- the unkl gene encoding putative E3 ubiquitin-protein ligase UNKL isoform X2: MPSVSKTAASASPQTEKPTHYTYLKEFRTEQCPLFLQHKCTQHRPFTCFHWHFLNQRRRRPIRRRDGTFNYSPDVYCTKYDETTGICPDGDDCPYLHRTTGDTERKYHLRYYKTGTCIHETDARGHCVKNGLHCAFAHGPHDLRPPVYDIREIQAQEALQNGQLGSGDGIPDLQPGVLASQAMIEKTLIEDPRWQDTNFVLANYKTEQCTKPPRLCRQGYACPHYHNSRDRRRNPRKFKYRSTPCPSVKHGDEWGEPSKCESGDSCQYCHSRTEQQFHPEIYKSTKCNDMKQTGYCPRGPFCAFAHVERIPSTEETMNTLLTAMQSSSQAKLGCQQYPECPSSDWSSNMNSISSSSSNNGQAASAKNQRGLGGDNNQKLTDQDKQSHSSIFSVVNPLASSITSSITSSLASSIGSDSSSPTTLSTMNAKATPFYPGSNTVESVIGSALDLNFNDISVASLDKDLEDQDNNGFGITSQRLLGGSDPVNIPGSLARCSSLHSSSSLSASPLSSLSQSLSQSLLSGMASQQSQTQGLPIKTEHSLLGTPTSTQNSLGLNGGAGGIWDFMSGSLSPSPSPVFSSSSADLARLLRDLDEAKKKIKQWEDAWHQVKQACEAWQKDAKDAKEQAKVAEAERQLAEQKRKDCDLKLKELQGDFDTICRSPSTPLLRSYGDLDQLTLPKLHSIQNQLRSDLDLIDGVIFQLQSKKCIVCQKHDRCIVLQPCQHYVLCENCAPSKSECPYCKTKILKW; encoded by the exons ATTTCCTGAACCAGAGGAGACGGAGACCGATCCGGAGACGAGACGGCACTTTCAATTACAGTCCCGACGTCTACTGCACCAAGTACGACGAGACAACGGGCATATGTCCAGACGGAGACGA CTGCCCTTATTTGCACCGGACCACTGGTGATACAGAACGCAAGTACCACTTGCGCTATTATAAGACTGGCACCTGCATCCATGAAACAGATGCCCGGGGGCACTGTGTAAAAAATGGTCTCCATTGCGCCTTTGCTCATGGACCTCATGATCTCCGGCCTCCAGTCTATGATATCAG AGAAATACAAGCACAAGAAGCTTTGCAGAATGGCCAGTTGGGTTCTGGAGACGGAATCCCAGATCTGCAGCCGGGAGTTCTTGCCAGCCAGGCCATGATTGAGAAGACTCTTATTGAAGATCCTCGATGGCAGG ACACCAATTTTGTTCTGGCCAACTATAAAACAGAGCAATGCACCAAGCCCCCTCGTCTATGCAGACAAGGCTACGCCTGTCCCCATTACCATAATAGTCGAGATAGAAGACGAAATCCCCGCAAGTTTAAATACAG GTCAACTCCGTGCCCAAGTGTAAAGCATGGTGATGAATGGGGAGAGCCATCCAAATGCGAGAGTGGAGACAGCTGTCAGTATTGCCACTCGCGTACCGAGCAGCAGTTTCACCCTGAG ATATACAAGTCAACAAAATGCAATGACATGAAACAAACTGGATACTGTCCAAGGGGGCCATTCTGTGCTTTTGCACATGTTGAAA GAATTCCTTCTACCGAGGAGACCATGAACACTTTGCTCACAGCAATGCAGTCCAGCTCTCAGGCCAAGCTGGGATGCCAACAATATCCTGAGTGTCCCAGCAGTGACTGGAGCAGCAACATGAATTCCATCAGCAGCAGCTCAAGCAACAACGGGCAGGCGGCAAGC GCTAAGAACCAGAGAGGATTGGGGGGAGACAATAATCAGAAGTTAACTGACCAAGATAAGCAG AGCCACAGCAGCATATTTTCTGTGGTGAACCCACTGGCATCCAGCATCACATCAAGCATCACATCCAGCTTAGCTTCAAGCATTGGCTCTGACAGCTCCTCTCCCACTACATTATCAACCATGAATGCAAAAGCTACCCCTTTCTATCCAGGAAGCAATACGGTTGAGTCAGTCATAG GATCTGCACTTGACCTAAACTTCAATGACATCAGCGTTGCCTCCCTCGATAAAGACCTAGAGGACCAAGACAATAATGGCTTTGGGATAACAA GTCAGAGGTTATTAGGAGGCTCTGATCCCGTCAACATTCCTGGCTCTCTGGCGCGGTGTTCATCTCTGcattcctcctcctctctgtcCGCCTCCCCCCTCAGCTCTCTGTCCCAATCATTGTCCCAGTCATTGCTCAGTGGAATGGCTTCTCAGCAGAGCCAGACACAGGGCTTGCCAATCAAAACCGAGCACAGCCTGCTAGGGACACCGACGTCTACTCAGAACTCTTTAG GGCTGAATGGTGGCGCTGGAGGCATATGGGACTTTATGAGTGGTAGCCTTTCCCCAAGTCCATCTCCAGTGTTCAGCTCAAGCAGTGCAGATTTGGCCCGACTCCTTCGTGATCTGGACGAGgccaaaaagaaaatcaaacagTGGGAGGATGCTTGGCACCAGGTCAAACAG GCATGTGAAGCGTGGCAGAAAGATGCGAAAGATGCAAAAGAGCAAGCAAAGGTAGCCGAGGCAGAGCGTCAGCTGGCCGAGCAGAAGCGCAAGGACTGCGATCTCAAACTGAAAGAGCTGCAAGGAGACTTTGACACGATTTGTCGTTCACCCAGCACGCCTCTGCTGCGCAGCTACGGAGACCTGGACCAGCTAACACTGCCAAAACTCCACTCCATCCAGAACCAGCTGCGCTCAGACCTCGACCTAATCGACGGG GTCATATTTCAGCTTCAGTCAAAGAAATGTATAGTTTGCCAAAAGCATGATCGTTGCATTGTACTGCAGCCTTGCCAACATTATGTACTTTGTGAAAACTGTGCACCTAGTAAATCAGAATGTCCTTACTGTAAGACGAAAATATTGAAGTGGTGA